One genomic region from Leptospira licerasiae serovar Varillal str. VAR 010 encodes:
- a CDS encoding helix-turn-helix transcriptional regulator — MEINSRPLDRQERICIWGSRCLFAGYLPDLTLRRRAAATVCIGLDGEFQVSLNDTDWIGFRSALIPPMADHSIRFSGKFCVLLFMDLSSPNYESLRASNLESETDGIFISLREEEQLLDKIGQILSADPDSEESLIELLNQIPPILENDSRIIDPRIQKIVELITTMPHEDHSAKDLAEFAGMSVSNLEHQFKKEIGIPFHSFRTWFRLKLTVYSLLHGMNHTDSAHRAGFFDSAHFTRTFRATFGLPPSEIFRSTRHLKSFIEVPASYAEA; from the coding sequence ATGGAAATTAATTCTCGACCGCTCGATCGACAGGAAAGGATCTGTATTTGGGGGAGCCGTTGTTTATTTGCTGGGTATCTTCCGGATCTAACGTTACGCCGAAGAGCGGCAGCCACAGTCTGTATCGGCTTGGATGGTGAATTCCAAGTTTCTTTGAACGATACCGATTGGATCGGTTTTCGTTCCGCACTCATCCCTCCGATGGCGGATCATTCCATCCGATTTTCGGGAAAGTTTTGCGTTTTGCTTTTTATGGATTTAAGCAGCCCTAATTACGAATCTTTAAGAGCATCTAACTTAGAAAGTGAAACCGACGGCATCTTTATTTCCTTAAGAGAAGAAGAACAACTGCTCGACAAGATCGGCCAAATATTATCCGCTGATCCTGATTCAGAAGAGTCTCTTATAGAGCTATTAAATCAGATCCCTCCTATACTGGAGAACGATTCCAGAATAATAGATCCTCGTATCCAAAAGATAGTCGAATTAATTACTACAATGCCTCACGAAGATCATTCCGCAAAAGATCTGGCGGAATTTGCAGGTATGTCCGTTTCCAATTTAGAGCATCAGTTTAAAAAAGAGATCGGGATCCCATTTCATTCTTTTCGCACTTGGTTCAGACTTAAGCTAACCGTATATTCACTCCTACACGGAATGAATCATACTGATTCGGCCCATCGCGCAGGATTTTTCGATTCCGCTCATTTTACCCGCACCTTTCGGGCAACGTTCGGATTGCCTCCTTCCGAAATATTCAGAAGCACAAGACATTTAAAATCGTTTATAGAAGTACCTGCAAGTTACGCAGAAGCTTGA
- a CDS encoding class I SAM-dependent methyltransferase, with translation MIKLALDSKTENPNKTLWQKGDFTEIASLMRRSGEELVTHLGIISPLRILDLGSGDGTTAIPLARTGSEVIGIDIAKNLVEAGNKRAKEEGLSNLRFQEGDACNLQDIPDRSFDLTISIFGAMFAPKPFDVASEMVRVTKPGGRIVMGNWIPNDPTSFVSQLLKISASFSPPPPEGFVSPMTWGMKSYVTDYFSKAGVKEERISLLKDTYNFISPDKSPEDLIELLGKFYGPTMGAFEAAEKNGKLHELRKQLIELAIEQNQSGNVGISIPATFLRVIVDL, from the coding sequence ATGATAAAGCTAGCTTTGGATTCGAAAACCGAAAACCCGAACAAAACGTTATGGCAAAAGGGTGATTTTACGGAGATCGCATCTTTGATGCGCAGGTCAGGAGAAGAACTTGTAACTCATCTTGGGATAATATCTCCGCTTAGGATTTTGGATCTAGGATCCGGGGACGGAACTACCGCGATCCCGCTTGCAAGAACAGGATCTGAAGTTATCGGAATTGACATTGCAAAAAATCTGGTAGAAGCGGGTAACAAACGAGCAAAGGAAGAAGGTCTTTCCAATTTGCGATTCCAGGAAGGAGATGCATGTAATTTGCAAGATATCCCGGATCGTTCTTTCGATCTGACTATTTCCATATTCGGTGCAATGTTCGCTCCTAAACCGTTTGATGTCGCAAGTGAAATGGTTCGGGTTACGAAGCCTGGAGGTCGTATTGTAATGGGTAACTGGATCCCAAACGATCCCACTTCGTTCGTTTCACAACTATTAAAGATAAGCGCATCTTTTTCACCTCCGCCTCCCGAAGGTTTTGTTAGTCCGATGACTTGGGGAATGAAATCTTATGTTACGGATTATTTTTCTAAAGCCGGAGTGAAAGAGGAGAGAATTTCCTTACTCAAAGACACATATAACTTTATTTCACCGGATAAAAGCCCGGAGGATTTGATAGAATTGCTCGGAAAATTTTACGGTCCGACAATGGGCGCTTTTGAAGCGGCGGAGAAGAACGGAAAACTCCATGAGTTACGCAAACAACTCATAGAGTTAGCGATTGAACAGAATCAAAGCGGCAATGTCGGAATTTCAATCCCGGCTACTTTTTTGAGAGTGATCGTGGACCTGTAA
- the mgtA gene encoding magnesium-translocating P-type ATPase, giving the protein MESRKIPPNYWTYTSDKMFSEVGSGPNGLGESEARERLRIYGKNSFGSAQKVAGIVLFLRQFANPITIILLFASGLSWFLSDPTDGIIIQCIVFLSSILGYWQEKSASDSLHSLLSMVRLNASTIRDNSESELDSQSLVPGDLIRLRVGDIVPADAYLIDSDRLFLDEAAFTGETFPVEKIPGSLPEETSLSKRSNLLYMGSHVVSGSGSALIYATGKRTQFGEIYKRLNERKPETDFEKGIRKFGNLLLEITLGLVLVILGINVLLEKPILDSFLFALAIAVGLTPQLLPAIINVNLAQGAKQMSQKKVIVKRLNSIENFGSMDVLCSDKTGTLTEGVVRVHTSVDPNGNPNQDVLKFASINANLESGFQNPMDLAISRECPISADNIPKSGELSYDFHRKRITVIAEIDGKRTAICKGASVPLLEICDRYIDNQGKILPISKELESIQTIHETFSRNGYRTIGIAVKEIHENDPIDYEIESSMVFMGFVAFSDSAKAGIQDTIRNLGDLGIRLKMITGDNRWIAEQVAKSVGISNVSVLTGDELQSIGEEALRVRVEKTDVFAEIEPNQKQRIILALKKAGHVVGYIGDGINDASALHSADVGISVDSAVDVAKEAADIVLLEKNLAVLLDGVKEGRVTFANTLKYVFMATSANFGNMFSVAGASAFLSYLPLLPKQILLTNLLTDLPEMTIASDEVDQNWIVRPRKWDIKFIGRFMLVFGFLSSLFDYATFGLLLFGLGANETQFQTGWFTESVVSASLIVLVIRTKNVFYRSRPGKLLLGATALCLGFVIAIPYLPLAKTFGFGRLPLIFYGYLLGIIVLYVGSAEFAKFLFYKKEN; this is encoded by the coding sequence ATGGAATCCCGGAAAATCCCTCCCAATTACTGGACATATACCTCAGATAAAATGTTCTCCGAAGTCGGTTCCGGACCGAACGGCCTAGGCGAATCCGAAGCTAGGGAAAGATTGAGAATATATGGGAAAAATAGTTTCGGTTCCGCTCAAAAGGTCGCCGGGATCGTTCTGTTTCTAAGACAATTTGCGAATCCGATTACGATCATTCTACTTTTTGCTTCCGGTTTGTCCTGGTTTTTAAGCGATCCAACTGACGGGATCATCATACAGTGTATCGTTTTTCTGAGTAGTATCTTGGGTTACTGGCAGGAAAAAAGCGCAAGCGACTCACTCCATTCCTTATTGTCGATGGTTCGATTAAATGCCTCTACGATTCGAGATAATTCTGAATCTGAATTGGATTCTCAATCCTTAGTGCCGGGAGATCTGATCCGATTACGAGTCGGGGACATCGTACCCGCAGATGCATATCTGATAGATTCGGACCGTTTGTTTTTGGATGAAGCTGCGTTCACTGGAGAAACTTTTCCGGTTGAAAAAATTCCCGGATCATTACCGGAAGAAACCTCACTTTCTAAACGATCGAACTTATTGTACATGGGTTCCCATGTAGTCAGTGGTTCCGGCTCTGCCTTGATCTACGCTACTGGAAAACGTACCCAATTCGGGGAGATCTACAAACGATTAAACGAAAGAAAACCGGAAACCGATTTTGAAAAAGGGATTCGCAAATTTGGTAACCTTCTTCTGGAGATTACTCTAGGCTTAGTATTGGTGATCCTTGGTATCAACGTATTGCTGGAAAAACCGATCTTAGACTCCTTTTTATTTGCGTTAGCGATCGCTGTAGGACTTACGCCTCAACTACTTCCCGCAATCATCAATGTAAATTTGGCCCAAGGCGCCAAACAAATGAGCCAAAAAAAAGTAATCGTAAAACGTCTGAACTCCATCGAAAATTTCGGTAGTATGGATGTACTCTGTTCCGATAAAACGGGAACATTAACAGAGGGAGTCGTACGAGTACATACAAGCGTTGATCCGAATGGAAATCCAAACCAAGATGTACTAAAATTCGCATCGATCAACGCAAACCTAGAAAGCGGTTTCCAAAACCCGATGGACCTTGCTATCAGCAGAGAATGTCCTATCTCGGCCGATAACATCCCTAAATCCGGGGAACTCTCTTACGATTTTCATAGAAAGAGGATCACTGTAATCGCCGAGATAGATGGAAAACGCACCGCTATCTGTAAAGGTGCAAGCGTGCCTCTTTTGGAGATCTGTGATCGATATATAGATAACCAAGGAAAGATCCTTCCCATATCTAAAGAATTGGAATCCATTCAAACAATACATGAAACGTTTAGTCGGAACGGGTATCGTACGATTGGGATCGCAGTTAAAGAAATCCATGAAAACGATCCGATCGACTATGAGATCGAATCCTCCATGGTGTTCATGGGATTCGTTGCCTTTTCCGATTCTGCAAAAGCGGGGATCCAAGATACGATCCGAAACTTAGGGGATTTGGGCATTCGACTCAAAATGATCACAGGCGATAACAGATGGATCGCAGAACAAGTCGCCAAGTCTGTGGGAATTTCCAACGTGTCGGTACTTACTGGAGATGAATTACAAAGTATCGGAGAAGAAGCATTAAGGGTACGAGTGGAAAAAACGGATGTTTTCGCGGAAATAGAACCGAACCAAAAACAAAGGATCATATTAGCCCTAAAAAAAGCGGGTCACGTCGTGGGATATATCGGAGATGGGATCAACGACGCATCCGCATTACACTCCGCCGACGTAGGAATATCGGTGGATTCTGCGGTAGATGTTGCAAAAGAAGCAGCGGATATCGTATTGTTGGAAAAAAATTTAGCAGTATTATTAGATGGAGTCAAAGAAGGGCGCGTAACGTTTGCGAATACACTCAAATACGTGTTTATGGCGACAAGTGCGAATTTCGGGAATATGTTCAGCGTGGCAGGGGCCTCCGCTTTCCTAAGCTATCTTCCGCTCTTGCCCAAGCAGATCTTATTGACCAATCTATTGACGGATCTGCCGGAAATGACAATCGCATCGGACGAAGTGGATCAAAACTGGATCGTTCGCCCACGTAAATGGGACATCAAATTTATCGGCAGATTTATGCTAGTGTTCGGCTTCTTAAGCTCTCTTTTCGATTATGCAACATTCGGCTTGTTACTATTCGGATTAGGCGCGAACGAAACACAATTCCAAACAGGATGGTTTACCGAATCCGTCGTGTCCGCAAGCCTAATCGTATTAGTGATCCGTACTAAAAACGTATTTTATCGTAGCCGACCTGGAAAATTATTATTGGGAGCCACAGCGCTCTGCCTAGGCTTCGTAATTGCTATCCCCTATCTTCCCTTGGCAAAAACATTCGGCTTCGGTCGTCTGCCATTAATATTCTACGGTTATTTACTTGGAATAATCGTACTCTATGTAGGGTCGGCAGAATTCGCAAAATTTCTTTTTTATAAAAAAGAAAACTGA